AgagaataaaagacaaaaacagaGGCAGGGGGTGGGGATGTCAGCATCAAGGAACAAGACAGATGCATAGTCAAAAAAAGCCTAGTGACCTTTTTTCCAGGTTCCCTCTCCATGTTGGCTCTTTTAAGAGACAGGAAACAATCCAACTCTCCCTAGATACAGCAAGGGGCCAACATTCCCTCTGCTGGTAGTAGCCTTGCTACTGCACTCTGTCAGCACCAGTGGGGTTTGGTGACTGTCCACACCCCGGGAAGAAGAGCTCCTTTCCCTGACCCAAGacactcctcctcctcctcccacatTCACATGCATGCTGCATCCATCTTTCTTCTACTAGAGGATTTAAGTACCCTGAGGATCAGCGCACCATCATTTCCCAAGACTAGAAACTAGATCCTGCTTCTCCCACTGGAATTAATGCAAAGTCACTGCAGGTGCGGCCCAGGTCACACATCCAGTGGTTGCTCTACTGAGCCCAGACTCACCAGCATCTCCGGCAAGGCCTCTGGCACATGTGTGGAtatgcagcagcacaaaggccTCCAcgaagaggagcaggaaggcaAAGCTCAGCCGCTCGCTGTGCAGAAGCATCAAGAGGAAGCCCAGGAGAGTGAGAGCTATGACCAGGGCTGCTGAGTACACGCTGCCCAGCCCGTACGCTGCAATGGtggccctgcagctgccccgCTCCAGCCGGCTCTTCTGAGACTCCTGCATCCTCTTGTAGATCTGAGGGATGACGTGGAGGAAGTCGACTTCGGAGCCAGGGACCCCCAGGTAGGGAGTGACGATGGATCCTGCCGACTCCCGTGTGTCCTTTGCAAACACTGTCATGGGATtgcccagcaggagcagcagtccCATGGATGCTAGGCCATAGACAGCTCTGGGAAAGACAACAATTGCAAcctgcaccagctcctgcagtttGCCAAGAGAGTCATCAGCACTGGAGGCAACAGCCCAGTAGCAGGCAATGCAGAGGACTACCAGTGGGAAACCCCAGCGCACGAAGAGCACGAGGGGGTCTGAGCTGTTCAGGTTGCCATAGTGCCTTagccagctctgcactgcatacaccagcccagccagcaagGCCACGCACAGGAGGTAGAAGAGGTTCTTGGCCCGTGTGTTTCTCAGGCTGGCAAGCggggagaggaaaacagagggCCGGCACTGAGGGATTTCTTCGCGGCACTGGTGGAAGAAACTGGAGAGGCGCACGCAGACCAGGAGCACGCCCACGAGGCACAGCAGGTACCAGATCTCTTTCCGGTAAGAAGAAaagccaaggagctgctgcttgggacCTTCTGGCACAGTCAGGCGACCATCCCAGTGGAGCTTCCCTACCAGCAACAACACCAGCGAGGCCAGCAGGAACGGGGCCACCCGTGCCTCAGCCACAACAAAGCTGTCAGAGAACATAGCTCCACAGCGGAAGAAAAGAATGCCCATGGGGAaggccagccccagccatgcTCGCAGCCTCTGCCTCAGGCCACCACTGGCCAAGGGTGGCTGACTGCCTGTCAAATGGGCTCTCTTGAGATGCTGGCCCCACCAGTGccagaaaaaacccagctgagaagcagcagctgcccatgACGACACCAGGAGCAGAtccagcccctcctgggtgAAAACATAGAccagccacagcagagcagcccccacAGGGCCCCAGAAGAGTGGGTACAGGAGGCAGCTGCGACAGAAGGATTGTGAGGACATGGCCAGCTCTGAGGCCATGTAGCAAAGCAAGCAGGAGGAAGCAATAAGGATGCAGCCCCCCACCATACGCAGGGGGTGGAAGCGGGCCCAGGACTGGGTGCACACGGCCCGTGCCTCCCGCAGGTAGCGCTGGAAGCGACCGATGAGGCTTTCCAGCCTCGGCTCGAGCTCTGGAGGCACAGTCGTCccctgcacctgggtcaggagCTGCGTGTGCTCCTTGACAGCACTGGAGAAGagctcctgcaggtgctggagctgctctgctggcaggtCCTGAGCCACCAGTGAGTATGACTGCAGGAAGCGATCCACCTACAGGAGAGAATACACACGAtcagacagcagcactgggaaaatGGAACAGGATTCACTGCTTCACACTGCCCCTTCATAATGGCAACAATCTCAATATACCAAACCCTGCCAGGGCATACCTGTCCCCAGCCACATCACCCAGGGCTGGTCACACAAATCCAGGATGTCCCCATCAGGAAACTCCATCTCTCTGGCAAACTGACATCCCTCTCAAGCAATGCATCCATAGCAACAACCACAACGACTCCTGCAGCTACACCTCTGCTAATGCTGTGCATCACTAAGGGCTTTTATAGAGTCTTTGGCAGCAGTAAGGCAAATGCGCTCCAGAAGGTCAAGTCATTACTATTAATGACTTGTTAATCTGCATTCCCTGTTAAGTTTTACAGTTTTGTCTgaggaaaaacatcactttaAAATACTTATAGTGGATGAAATCaaactgcttccttttcttcaatATTAGCACATTAATACACTGCACCATATCTTAAGGAAAGCTCATTCTTTTTGCTTCTACTTCAACAGGATATGCACAATCCCAAAGTCATAAAAGAATTCTTACAGGGGCATTAGCAGGGCAGACCATCTGCATACACATCCATCGGCTTAGCAGTGTAGATCTGCTCCAGTCCTGAAATGCACTGTAACTTCACACACCTTCCACTTGCCTCAGAGCATAGTCAGAATCAGTCTCCCTCTGCCCATGGATAGCAGATGTGTGCACTAGCTCTCTCACAGGCCTCCCTGGAATGCCACAGCTTCTTCAACACCATCATTATCGAGCCAGAAACCTCCTCAAACAATGAgtgcaaatatttaaacaggCACGACTTGATAATGCTAATTCCTAACCAGTGATGACTGATATCCTCAGTGATTAATGGACACCAATACACACCATGATCTTTAAATGTCAGAGCACTCTGCTGCTCTATAATTACAGAGGTCTGTCATTCCTGTCTTCCCACTAGCAATCAttctctccagctcctcactggcTTGCACCAGTGGTGTCCAACTGGCACTCCAAGGAGCTGGTTGGGCACTGGAGGAGTTATTCCTGTGCTCCCAGCAATCCAGGGTCCCTCAAAGGCTGACTGGCCCTTAGCTAAGATACATGTATTGCAATGCCTGTGGCAAATCTGGCTTTGTACCATGACCAGAGCCACAACAGATGGCCCTCAAATCATCCATAGAGGCTCTCACTTAGCCTGCTCCACTGCCTAGGCTTCTTTTATACACGATGTAGAGACTCTCATTCTAATTTTGTCAATCTGCTCCTGGGGTTCTGTATTTTGTTGCGCTTCATGTAAATTGCTCCTTTAGTATCTTACTTTAGTATTACCTGTTACAcggtaattttttttatttgatctttcattactgttttccttcttccactgAGATGGAGTGTTTTTTGTTAACACTGCATCTCCTTCAAAACTAAGGCAGCGTCAAAATCTCCACTTTTACTTTCAAATCTCCAATCATGACACTTGCCTCTGTGTCATCTTCAGACTTGAGGAATCAGGGTCCCCTATTACCTAATCCACTTCTGACCATCTGGGTCCAACCTCTCTCCACCTTCCCGGACAGTAGTTTCCATACCACAGCACTAAACAGGTGGCTCTCATTTCTCTTTAGGGAAAATGGGGCTATCTTTTACTGGAGCACATACTGCAAGGATGTAATGCTTCAAACTAAGTTCCCAATGAAGATAACAGCATGTCACCATCTCACCTCCACCTAACAGAAGAGGTTTGTGCTTAAAAACCCGTTCCTTCTCCCCTGTAGTCAAAGGAGAGGCCTACCACAGGCCATACCTGCTTGGCATTGATGTGATACACTGAAAGCTGCTGCAAGGCTGCAGACACAGCATCACCGTCCCCAGCGAACAGCTCAGCCATCACCTCCCCAATATTACTGTAGGGGATGGgcacccccagcagcagggccacaGTGGGCACCAGGTTCACTTGGGGAATGGTCTCAGGCTCCTGGAGAGACATGGGAGGAATCAGAAATTCAGAGAGAACACAGCAATGCAGCTTTTCACTCATGTGACAGGACAGTTGGGAAGACATCCCTGTTCAAAGGTGAATCCAGGCAGAGgaactgctctgctctctcccagaGTCTTATTGTGAGAAGCATGCCTGTGGGAAGCTGCAGGTTGATGGGGAAGGCACTGGCTGTCCAACAGCTCACCTGGCCCCACACAAGCACCTCTCACAGCTGTAGTGACCTGAACATGCATTCCAAACACTTCAGTCCTCTGCATCCTGTGTCAGCCCTTCCACTGCTCTCTCAAGACAAGGTGACAGAACCCCAACTCCTGTCAATCAAGGCGAaaaggctggaaagcagcaccatGGAAAGAGACCTGGAGATCCTGGCTGCCCCCAGCATCGCCAGCtaggcaagggaggggattgtcctgctctgctctacACTGGGGTGGCCACAAATGCCGGGGGCAGTTTTAGGCATCAAAATGTAAGAAAGACTTTAGGCTTTTAGGAAGCATCCAAATGACAGCCAGGAGGTTGATGAAGTGTCTGGAGGGGAAGCCGTGTGAGAAGTGGCTGAGGTAATTTGCTCTGTTCAGCCAGGAGAAGACTGCGGGGAGACCTTCGGGTGGTCTTCAATACCCTGATGAGGGGAAGAAGAGGATCAGGCACtaatctcttctctctggtgaacagtgacaggacctgagggaatggaCTGAAGTTGTGCCATGAGAGATTTAGGCTGGCTAGTAGGAAAAGGGGATGGTCAGGCACTGCAACAGGGAAGTGGTCACTGCATCAAGCCCAACAGAGTTCAAGATgtgtttggacaatgttctTAGGAGCACAGTGTGAcccttggggtgtcctgtgcagggccaggagttagacttgatgatcctgatgcattccttccaactcagcttattccACGATTCTATGACAGTGTGCTGTACTCCCCATACCTCTCAGTCAAAAAATCACAGTCAAACTGTTACTCTCTGTAATACTAGGATGCAGTTTTCAGGCACCAGCTTGGGCACGGATAGCTAAGAGTCAGCTTCTCACCTCTGGAGGGCCACTGCCAAA
This sequence is a window from Parus major isolate Abel chromosome Z, Parus_major1.1, whole genome shotgun sequence. Protein-coding genes within it:
- the PIGO gene encoding GPI ethanolamine phosphate transferase 3 isoform X1: MQRWPVVLFLAWVCFLFFAGIGLFMSGFLLTRIELASSSSCSDPLVPPPWERQSLPPGSCWAPQRFSKAVLVIIDALHFEFARFDPAKASPLPYENKLGVLHQLATSQPRHARLYRFRADPPTATMQRIKGLTTGSLPTFIDVGSNFASYAIQEDNLLAQLVQNGRRVVFMGDDTWEGLFPKKFFRSYFFPSFNVKDLHTVDDGILQHLYPTVDSGEWDVLIAHFLGVDHCGHKHGPDHPEMAKKLTQMNEMLRSLVDHLGNDTLLLVAGDHGMTETGDHGGDSEKEVNAALFVYSRTPLFGSGPPEEPETIPQVNLVPTVALLLGVPIPYSNIGEVMAELFAGDGDAVSAALQQLSVYHINAKQVDRFLQSYSLVAQDLPAEQLQHLQELFSSAVKEHTQLLTQVQGTTVPPELEPRLESLIGRFQRYLREARAVCTQSWARFHPLRMVGGCILIASSCLLCYMASELAMSSQSFCRSCLLYPLFWGPVGAALLWLVYVFTQEGLDLLLVSSWAAAASQLGFFWHWWGQHLKRAHLTGSQPPLASGGLRQRLRAWLGLAFPMGILFFRCGAMFSDSFVVAEARVAPFLLASLVLLLVGKLHWDGRLTVPEGPKQQLLGFSSYRKEIWYLLCLVGVLLVCVRLSSFFHQCREEIPQCRPSVFLSPLASLRNTRAKNLFYLLCVALLAGLVYAVQSWLRHYGNLNSSDPLVLFVRWGFPLVVLCIACYWAVASSADDSLGKLQELVQVAIVVFPRAVYGLASMGLLLLLGNPMTVFAKDTRESAGSIVTPYLGVPGSEVDFLHVIPQIYKRMQESQKSRLERGSCRATIAAYGLGSVYSAALVIALTLLGFLLMLLHSERLSFAFLLLFVEAFVLLHIHTCARGLAGDAELFSVPWYAVISWLLAASQFFYSTGHQPIFPAIHWNAAFVGFHLDHSTNLLPAVLVGANTFASHILFAVGCPLLLLWPFVCEMSNSQRKKPKKESREELQEVEEHMMEMRLRESPKEFSTALLRLGLKYLFVLGAQLLACVCAAMILRRHLMVWKVFAPKFLFESLGFVVSSICLLLGISLVMRVDCAVSTWFSQLRLSRGGQSSHWAFAGSRRTLLQEPKKQEF
- the PIGO gene encoding GPI ethanolamine phosphate transferase 3 isoform X2 → MQRWPVVLFLAWVCFLFFAGIGLFMSGFLLTRIELASSSSCSDPLVPPPWERQSLPPGSCWAPQRFSKAVLVIIDALHFEFARFDPAKASPLPYENKLGVLHQLATSQPRHARLYRFRADPPTATMQRIKGLTTGSLPTFIDVGSNFASYAIQEDNLLAQLVQNGRRVVFMGDDTWEGLFPKKFFRSYFFPSFNVKDLHTVDDGILQHLYPTVDSGEWDVLIAHFLGVDHCGHKHGPDHPEMAKKLTQMNEMLRSLVDHLGNDTLLLVAGDHGMTETGDHGGDSEKEVNAALFVYSRTPLFGSGPPEEPETIPQVNLVPTVALLLGVPIPYSNIGEVMAELFAGDGDAVSAALQQLSVYHINAKQVDRFLQSYSLVAQDLPAEQLQHLQELFSSAVKEHTQLLTQVQGTTVPPELEPRLESLIGRFQRYLREARAVCTQSWARFHPLRMVGGCILIASSCLLCYMASELAMSSQSFCRSCLLYPLFWGPVGAALLWLVYVFTQEGLDLLLVSSWAAAASQLGFFWHWWGQHLKRAHLTGSQPPLASGGLRQRLRAWLGLAFPMGILFFRCGAMFSDSFVVAEARVAPFLLASLVLLLVGKLHWDGRLTVPEGPKQQLLGFSSYRKEIWYLLCLVGVLLVCVRLSSFFHQCREEIPQCRPSVFLSPLASLRNTRAKNLFYLLCVALLAGLVYAVQSWLRHYGNLNSSDPLVLFVRWGFPLVVLCIACYWAVASSADDSLGKLQELVQVAIVVFPRAVYGLASMGLLLLLGNPMTVFAKDTRESAGSIVTPYLGVPGSEVDFLHVIPQIYKRMQESQKSRLERGSCRATIAAYGLGSVYSAALVIALTLLGFLLMLLHSERLSFAFLLLFVEAFVLLHIHTCARGLAGDAGHQPIFPAIHWNAAFVGFHLDHSTNLLPAVLVGANTFASHILFAVGCPLLLLWPFVCEMSNSQRKKPKKESREELQEVEEHMMEMRLRESPKEFSTALLRLGLKYLFVLGAQLLACVCAAMILRRHLMVWKVFAPKFLFESLGFVVSSICLLLGISLVMRVDCAVSTWFSQLRLSRGGQSSHWAFAGSRRTLLQEPKKQEF
- the PIGO gene encoding GPI ethanolamine phosphate transferase 3 isoform X3, coding for MQRWPVVLFLAWVCFLFFAGIGLFMSGFLLTRIELASSSSCSDPLVPPPWERQSLPPGSCWAPQRFSKAVLVIIDALHFEFARFDPAKASPLPYENKLGVLHQLATSQPRHARLYRFRADPPTATMQRIKGLTTGSLPTFIDVGSNFASYAIQEDNLLAQLVQNGRRVVFMGDDTWEGLFPKKFFRSYFFPSFNVKDLHTVDDGILQHLYPTVDSGEWDVLIAHFLGVDHCGHKHGPDHPEMAKKLTQMNEMLRSLVDHLGNDTLLLVAGDHGMTETGDHGGDSEKEVNAALFVYSRTPLFGSGPPEEPETIPQVNLVPTVALLLGVPIPYSNIGEVMAELFAGDGDAVSAALQQLSVYHINAKQVDRFLQSYSLVAQDLPAEQLQHLQELFSSAVKEHTQLLTQVQGTTVPPELEPRLESLIGRFQRYLREARAVCTQSWARFHPLRMVGGCILIASSCLLCYMASELAMSSQSFCRSCLLYPLFWGPVGAALLWLVYVFTQEGLDLLLVSSWAAAASQLGFFWHWWGQHLKRAHLTGSQPPLASGGLRQRLRAWLGLAFPMGILFFRCGAMFSDSFVVAEARVAPFLLASLVLLLVGKLHWDGRLTVPEGPKQQLLGFSSYRKEIWYLLCLVGVLLVCVRLSSFFHQCREEIPQCRPSVFLSPLASLRNTRAKNLFYLLCVALLAGLVYAVQSWLRHYGNLNSSDPLVLFVRWGFPLVVLCIACYWAVASSADDSLGKLQELVQVAIVVFPRAVYGLASMGLLLLLGNPMTVFAKDTRESAGSIVTPYLGVPGSEVDFLHVIPQIYKRMQESQKSRLERGSCRATIAAYGLGSVYSAALVIALTLLGFLLMLLHSERLSFAFLLLFVEAFVLLHIHTCARGLAGDAELFSVPWYAVISWLLAASQFFYSTGHQPIFPAIHWNAAFVGFHLDHSTNLLPAVLVGANTFASHILFAGSWLPAAPAVALCV